A genomic window from Bacteroidota bacterium includes:
- a CDS encoding ABC transporter permease subunit codes for MSLIRAYVRLRRSVSWVDPLVFLALAALLYSLVGVGKEWNGVLRPKVDIDLSPLALPKYTFFSLVRGFVAYGISLVFTIVYGYVAAYNRRAEKVMIPLLDILQSIPVLGFLPTLVLALVALFPTSNIGLELAAVIMIFTGQVWNMTFSFYNSLRAIPSELREAGSVYRLGWWRRFTQLELPYSAIGLIWNSMMSMAGGWFFLTINEAFVLGTRDFRLPGIGSYMSVAIANGNVPAMIYAIIAMTTMIVVVDQFFWRPIVAWAQKYKFEDTEASETEKSFVLDMLRESKLLKFARESVWNPMYASVSVSVTNGIVALEKREAISSVQASRLFKKISGWLVTAAMLAAVILGSWKMFGLFAEVAAAEWLTIFLRLLFTFIRVFVAVVVGTALMVPAGVAIGLNPKLSRILQPVAQVAASFPAPMLFPLVIMVLSGAGIGIEIGAVVLMLLGTQWYILFNVIAGAMGIPQDLREVANVSRLTKWQVWKRLILPGIFPSLVTGWVTATGGAWNASIVAEYVHFGDKTLIATGLGSTITDATDAANFGILAASVLVMAATVVTINKLFWKKLYRIAETQYSLNK; via the coding sequence ATGTCTCTGATTCGTGCCTACGTCCGCCTCCGTCGTTCCGTGAGCTGGGTCGACCCGCTGGTCTTCCTTGCGCTCGCGGCGCTGTTATACAGTCTCGTGGGCGTCGGGAAAGAATGGAACGGCGTTCTTCGCCCGAAAGTCGACATCGATCTCTCGCCGCTCGCCCTGCCGAAGTACACCTTCTTTTCCCTCGTCCGCGGGTTCGTGGCGTACGGTATCTCGCTTGTCTTCACGATCGTCTACGGCTACGTCGCCGCCTATAACCGGCGCGCCGAGAAGGTGATGATCCCCCTTCTCGACATCCTCCAGAGCATTCCTGTTCTCGGATTCCTTCCGACGCTCGTCCTGGCGCTCGTTGCCCTCTTCCCGACGTCGAACATCGGCCTCGAACTTGCTGCGGTCATCATGATCTTTACGGGGCAGGTCTGGAACATGACGTTCAGTTTTTACAATTCGCTCCGCGCGATACCGTCGGAGTTGCGTGAAGCGGGGAGCGTGTACCGGCTCGGATGGTGGCGCCGGTTCACGCAGCTGGAGCTTCCGTACTCTGCGATCGGATTGATCTGGAACAGCATGATGTCGATGGCCGGCGGCTGGTTCTTTCTCACCATTAACGAGGCGTTCGTTTTGGGGACAAGAGACTTCCGGCTCCCGGGGATCGGTTCCTACATGAGCGTTGCCATCGCGAACGGAAATGTCCCGGCCATGATCTACGCCATCATCGCCATGACAACGATGATCGTTGTCGTCGACCAGTTCTTCTGGCGGCCGATCGTCGCGTGGGCGCAGAAATATAAATTTGAGGACACGGAAGCTTCCGAGACGGAGAAGTCGTTCGTGCTCGATATGCTGCGGGAATCGAAGTTGCTGAAATTTGCGCGGGAAAGCGTGTGGAATCCGATGTACGCATCCGTGTCGGTGAGCGTGACAAACGGCATCGTTGCGCTGGAAAAGCGTGAGGCGATTTCTTCGGTTCAGGCAAGCCGATTGTTTAAGAAGATCTCCGGCTGGCTTGTGACCGCCGCGATGCTGGCGGCCGTTATTTTGGGCTCGTGGAAAATGTTCGGCCTTTTTGCCGAGGTCGCAGCCGCCGAATGGCTGACGATCTTTTTGCGCCTCCTTTTTACGTTCATCCGCGTGTTCGTAGCCGTCGTCGTCGGCACGGCGTTGATGGTACCGGCCGGCGTTGCCATCGGACTCAACCCGAAATTGTCGCGCATCCTCCAGCCCGTGGCGCAAGTTGCCGCGTCGTTCCCCGCACCGATGCTTTTCCCGCTGGTGATCATGGTTCTCTCCGGCGCGGGCATCGGCATCGAGATCGGCGCGGTCGTGCTGATGCTCCTCGGTACGCAATGGTATATTCTCTTTAATGTGATCGCCGGCGCCATGGGGATTCCGCAGGACCTCCGTGAAGTCGCGAACGTCTCGCGGTTGACGAAGTGGCAGGTATGGAAACGCCTCATCCTTCCCGGAATATTTCCGTCGCTGGTCACCGGCTGGGTGACGGCGACCGGCGGCGCTTGGAATGCCAGCATCGTTGCGGAGTACGTCCATTTTGGCGACAAGACATTGATCGCGACCGGGCTCGGTTCCACCATCACCGACGCCACCGACGCCGCGAACTTCGGCATCCTCGCCGCGAGCGTCCTTGTCATGGCAGCAACGGTCGTCACGATTAACAAACTCTTCTGGAAAAAACTCTATCGCATTGCAGAAACCCAATACAGCCTGAACAAATGA
- a CDS encoding M48 family metallopeptidase — MSRIAGHFAAIAVLFFGTWFLLSRFDYLKLFRVDELTREAEHNLGELILDELQKRNGELGSDTVYHVVEGIKERLCTANGIADSSITLHIIVSNEVNAIALPDRQLVVYTGMIGYCKTPEELSGVLAHEIGHIQHGHVMKRLRKEVGLSMLTTLAGGDAGSEIARETARLLSSTAFDRTLESEADAAAVHMMARADIDPQSFADVIFRLSRETNDFPKRLEWISTHPNTADRCAEILRLRKQETVHARAVASEASWSYCKRFFRKNSVSVK, encoded by the coding sequence ATGTCAAGGATCGCAGGTCATTTCGCCGCCATCGCAGTGCTTTTTTTCGGGACCTGGTTTCTGTTGAGCCGCTTCGACTATTTGAAATTGTTCCGCGTCGATGAATTGACAAGAGAAGCCGAGCATAACCTCGGAGAGTTAATTCTTGATGAGCTGCAAAAAAGGAACGGTGAGCTTGGCTCAGATACGGTCTATCACGTTGTCGAAGGAATAAAGGAGCGGCTTTGCACGGCGAACGGCATTGCCGATTCCTCGATCACCCTCCATATCATCGTGAGCAATGAGGTGAACGCGATCGCTCTTCCGGACCGTCAGCTTGTCGTTTATACCGGTATGATCGGTTACTGTAAAACCCCGGAAGAATTGAGCGGCGTCCTCGCCCATGAGATTGGCCACATTCAGCACGGGCATGTCATGAAGCGGCTGAGGAAGGAAGTCGGTCTGTCGATGCTGACGACCCTTGCAGGGGGGGACGCCGGCTCTGAGATCGCCCGCGAAACCGCGCGTCTCCTTTCCTCGACGGCGTTCGACAGAACATTGGAGAGCGAAGCAGACGCGGCCGCAGTTCACATGATGGCAAGGGCCGACATCGACCCGCAATCCTTTGCCGATGTGATTTTTCGTTTGTCGCGGGAAACGAACGACTTTCCCAAACGGCTCGAATGGATCAGCACGCATCCGAATACCGCGGATCGGTGCGCGGAAATTCTCCGGCTGAGAAAACAGGAGACCGTTCATGCCAGAGCGGTTGCCAGCGAAGCCTCATGGTCATACTGCAAAAGATTCTTCCGTAAGAATTCTGTTTCTGTAAAATAA